In Pseudomonas sp. ADAK18, a single window of DNA contains:
- a CDS encoding MarR family winged helix-turn-helix transcriptional regulator → MLASQCLCTNLRRAARGVSRHYDGALDGFGINVAQYSLLCNLQRLDQPSISSLAEAMGLDRSTLGRNLRVLEGEGLVQLVEGDDLRNRLVLLTETGHQRLAAALPAWEAAQQKLIDRLGAEKRETLLALLDELA, encoded by the coding sequence ATGCTTGCCTCTCAATGTTTATGTACCAACCTGCGTCGTGCCGCTCGTGGCGTCAGCAGGCATTACGACGGCGCTCTCGACGGCTTCGGGATCAACGTCGCCCAGTATTCTTTGCTGTGCAACCTGCAGCGCCTCGATCAACCGAGCATTTCCAGCCTGGCCGAAGCCATGGGCCTGGATCGCAGCACCCTGGGGCGCAACCTGCGGGTTCTGGAAGGCGAAGGTCTGGTGCAGTTGGTCGAAGGTGATGATCTGCGCAATCGCCTGGTGTTGCTCACCGAGACGGGCCATCAGCGACTTGCTGCGGCCTTGCCGGCGTGGGAAGCGGCGCAGCAGAAGTTGATTGACCGGTTGGGAGCAGAAAAGCGCGAAACCCTATTGGCCTTGCTGGACGAACTCGCTTAA
- a CDS encoding MFS transporter: MWRTSGWILVGSALILALSLGVRHGFGLFLAPMSAEFGWGRETFAFAIALQNLIWGLAQPFTGALADRFGAAKVVVIGGVLYALGLVFMGLSDSAWSLSLSAGLLIGIGLSGTSFSVILGVVGRAVPAEKRSMAMGIASAAGSFGQFAMLPGTLGLIGWLGWSAALLTLGLLVALIIPLVSMLKDRPLPTMAGQQTLSEALREACSHSGFWLLSFGFFVCGFQVVFIGVHLPSYLVDQHLPASVGTTVLALIGLFNIFGTYTAGWLGGRMSKPRLLTGLYLLRAVVIVIFLWAPVTQTSAYLFGMAMGFLWLSTVPLTNGTVATLFGVRNLSMLGGIVFLFHQLGSFLGGWLGGVVYDRTGSYDLIWQVAILLSLLAAALNWPVRERPVARLQAQMEAA; the protein is encoded by the coding sequence ATGTGGCGGACCAGCGGCTGGATTCTTGTCGGGAGCGCACTGATCCTGGCGTTGTCCCTTGGCGTGCGACACGGCTTCGGCCTGTTTCTGGCGCCCATGAGTGCCGAATTCGGCTGGGGCCGTGAGACCTTTGCCTTTGCCATCGCCTTGCAAAACCTGATCTGGGGCCTGGCGCAACCGTTCACTGGCGCTCTGGCCGATCGCTTCGGCGCGGCCAAGGTGGTGGTGATCGGTGGCGTGCTTTATGCCTTGGGCCTGGTGTTCATGGGCTTGTCCGACTCGGCGTGGTCGCTGTCCCTGAGTGCGGGGTTGTTGATCGGCATTGGCCTGTCGGGCACCTCGTTCTCGGTGATCCTTGGCGTGGTGGGCCGTGCTGTTCCAGCAGAAAAACGCAGCATGGCGATGGGCATTGCCAGTGCTGCGGGCTCCTTTGGCCAGTTCGCCATGCTGCCGGGCACCTTGGGTTTGATCGGCTGGCTCGGCTGGTCGGCGGCGTTGCTGACACTGGGCCTGTTGGTGGCCTTGATCATCCCGCTGGTGAGCATGCTCAAGGATCGCCCGCTGCCGACGATGGCGGGTCAGCAGACCTTGTCCGAGGCGCTGCGCGAAGCGTGTTCCCATTCCGGGTTCTGGCTGTTGTCTTTCGGCTTCTTTGTTTGCGGTTTCCAGGTGGTCTTTATCGGCGTGCATCTGCCGTCGTATCTGGTGGATCAGCACTTGCCGGCCTCGGTGGGCACCACGGTGTTGGCACTGATCGGGTTGTTCAATATCTTCGGGACTTACACCGCCGGCTGGCTGGGTGGACGGATGTCCAAGCCGCGCTTGCTGACTGGACTGTATTTGTTACGGGCGGTGGTGATTGTGATCTTCCTGTGGGCGCCGGTGACGCAAACCAGCGCTTATCTGTTCGGCATGGCCATGGGCTTCCTGTGGTTGTCGACGGTGCCGCTGACCAATGGCACGGTGGCGACCTTGTTCGGGGTCAGAAACCTTTCCATGTTGGGTGGGATCGTGTTCCTGTTCCATCAGTTGGGTTCGTTCCTCGGCGGTTGGTTGGGTGGTGTGGTCTATGATCGAACCGGCAGCTACGATTTGATCTGGCAGGTGGCGATTCTCCTGAGTCTGCTCGCCGCTGCCTTGAACTGGCCGGTGCGTGAGCGCCCTGTGGCGCGATTGCAGGCGCAGATGGAGGCGGCATGA
- a CDS encoding glutathione peroxidase, with the protein MLMRWFAVPALMVAFSSVAMAADCPPLLEGQLPKLRAKESIDVCQRFAGKPLVIVNTASFCGFAPQFKGLEALYQRYKGDGLEVIGVPSDDFKQEAKTGEETAKVCYVNYGVTFTMTEPQKVKGPDAVHLFKVLAQQSSAPKWNFYKYVVDRQGKVIANFSSLIKPDSPDLIKAVEQALASKP; encoded by the coding sequence ATGCTGATGCGCTGGTTTGCAGTTCCAGCCCTGATGGTGGCTTTTAGCAGCGTCGCCATGGCCGCCGATTGCCCGCCGTTGCTTGAAGGCCAATTGCCCAAGTTGCGCGCCAAGGAATCCATCGACGTGTGCCAGCGCTTTGCCGGCAAGCCACTGGTGATCGTCAATACCGCCAGCTTCTGTGGCTTTGCGCCCCAGTTCAAAGGCCTGGAAGCCTTGTACCAGCGCTACAAGGGCGATGGCCTGGAGGTGATTGGCGTGCCGTCCGATGACTTCAAGCAGGAAGCCAAGACTGGTGAGGAGACGGCCAAGGTTTGTTATGTCAATTACGGTGTGACCTTCACCATGACCGAGCCACAAAAGGTCAAGGGACCGGATGCCGTGCATCTGTTCAAGGTCCTGGCGCAACAGAGCAGCGCGCCGAAGTGGAATTTCTACAAGTATGTGGTGGATCGCCAAGGCAAAGTGATTGCCAATTTCTCCAGCCTGATCAAGCCCGACAGCCCTGACCTGATCAAGGCGGTCGAGCAGGCACTGGCCTCCAAGCCCTGA
- a CDS encoding OmpP1/FadL family transporter gives MKKVMLKTTLSLAVAMASSQLFASGFALNEQSISGMGTGYAGRSSSADDASIVAGNPAGMSRLKRDQITGGVAAIDAKTDIRHANGGPPGSTNDGDMVPFTKVPMLFAVKKATDDLAFGLGIYAPFGLITNYEDSFGGRYYGKKSDVKVVTFQPTVSYAFNQYVSVGFGPTINKISGQLTSSTPLAQTFGRNDGLVDIKGDDTAWGYKVGILVTPTDKTNIGLTYTSKVKYKLDGHTNISGAGFGPFNGGRYGASLDITTPESVDFSITQKLDDQWTVYAGSTWTRWSRLKDITVNNDGVPAQLGGAAGPIGTISEPQNWHDTWASAIGASFQVNKQWVLRTGFSVDQSPTNNTDRSVRIPTGDRKAVSFGAGFNATDDLTIDAALSYLWEEKVDVNRSGKGNNYSAQYDNSAWGYALGATYKF, from the coding sequence ATGAAAAAAGTAATGCTCAAGACCACACTTAGCCTCGCCGTTGCAATGGCTTCCTCCCAACTGTTCGCGAGCGGCTTCGCCCTCAACGAACAGAGCATCAGTGGGATGGGTACCGGTTATGCGGGGCGATCTTCATCTGCCGATGATGCAAGTATTGTTGCTGGCAACCCTGCCGGTATGTCTCGCCTCAAGCGCGACCAAATTACTGGTGGTGTCGCAGCCATCGACGCCAAGACCGATATCAGACATGCCAACGGTGGGCCACCTGGCAGCACCAATGACGGCGACATGGTTCCATTTACCAAAGTCCCGATGCTGTTTGCGGTCAAGAAAGCCACTGATGATCTGGCCTTTGGTCTCGGTATCTATGCTCCGTTTGGTCTGATAACCAACTACGAAGACAGCTTCGGTGGCCGTTACTACGGCAAGAAGAGCGACGTTAAAGTCGTCACCTTCCAGCCAACGGTCAGCTACGCCTTCAACCAATACGTTTCCGTGGGTTTCGGTCCGACGATCAACAAGATCAGCGGTCAGTTGACGTCGTCCACACCTCTGGCACAAACCTTCGGCCGTAATGATGGCCTGGTGGACATCAAGGGTGATGACACTGCATGGGGTTATAAGGTCGGTATTCTGGTCACTCCGACCGACAAGACCAACATTGGTCTGACGTATACCTCCAAGGTCAAATACAAGCTGGACGGCCACACCAATATTTCCGGTGCCGGCTTCGGCCCATTCAACGGTGGCCGCTACGGCGCATCGCTGGACATCACCACACCAGAGTCGGTGGACTTCTCGATCACACAAAAACTGGATGACCAGTGGACTGTGTACGCGGGCAGCACCTGGACTCGCTGGAGCCGCCTGAAAGATATCACCGTCAACAACGACGGCGTTCCAGCGCAACTCGGTGGCGCAGCCGGCCCGATCGGCACCATCAGCGAACCACAGAACTGGCACGACACCTGGGCCTCGGCCATTGGTGCATCGTTCCAAGTCAACAAGCAGTGGGTTCTGCGTACCGGTTTCTCGGTTGACCAGTCGCCAACCAACAACACCGACCGTTCGGTTCGTATCCCTACGGGCGATCGTAAAGCCGTCAGCTTTGGTGCGGGCTTCAACGCCACCGATGACCTGACTATCGATGCGGCCTTGTCCTACCTGTGGGAAGAGAAAGTCGACGTCAACCGTAGTGGCAAAGGCAACAACTACAGCGCCCAGTACGACAACAGTGCTTGGGGTTACGCTTTGGGTGCGACCTACAAGTTCTGA
- a CDS encoding sel1 repeat family protein, whose product MKFRSVSPSVTDSPQVVTAPKRFSLKVALWLLDSPRLGDNPNVKHFAGHLLKQPAREGIVAAQSRLGQLMCRECGNARDRRIGHDLLRQAARAGDRRALRELGQIED is encoded by the coding sequence ATGAAGTTTCGCTCAGTATCACCATCTGTTACCGACAGCCCTCAGGTTGTTACCGCCCCCAAGCGTTTTTCCTTGAAAGTGGCTTTGTGGTTGCTCGATAGCCCGCGCCTGGGTGATAACCCCAACGTCAAACATTTCGCCGGGCATCTGCTCAAGCAGCCGGCTCGTGAAGGTATAGTCGCGGCGCAAAGCCGGCTGGGCCAATTGATGTGCCGTGAGTGCGGCAATGCCCGGGACCGTCGCATTGGCCATGACTTACTGCGTCAAGCCGCTCGCGCCGGCGACCGTCGCGCCCTGCGGGAATTGGGCCAGATCGAAGACTGA